From the Polaribacter tangerinus genome, the window GCAAACCATTAGAAAACCACAAATGAGATTACATAGAAATTTAACTTTTGCAGTAATAGATAGTATTAGAGACATTTTTAACGAGGGTGTCTATGCCGATAAAGCTGTAGAAAAAGCACTAAAACGCGATAAGCGTTGGGGAGCTAGAGACCGAAAATTTGTTGCAGAAACCATCTATGAAATTGTACGTTGGAATCGTTTATATGCAGAAATTGCAGAGGTAAAACTTCCTTATGATAGAGATAATATTTGGAGAATATTTACAGTTTGGTGTGTGTTAAGAGGTATTAAGTTACCTGATTGGAATCAAATTGGAGAAAACGTACCAGAGAGAAGAATAAAAGGGAGATTTGCAGAGTTGTCTAAAATTAGAAAATACAGAGAATCTATTCCAGATTGGATGGATGAGTTGTGTGTTACTGAACTAGGTGAAGAAATATGGACCCAAGAAATAGCTTCACTAAACAAACAAGCAAAAGTAATTTTACGAACAAATACTTTACAAATTTCTAAAGAAATTTTACAAAAAAAATTACACTCAGAAAACGTAGTTACCGAAACTATACCCAATCACCCAGATGCCCTTTTACTTCCAGAAAGAGCCAATGTTTTTAAAACAGAAGCTTTTCATAATGGCTTTTTTGAAGTTCAAGACGCCTCTTCTCAATTGGTTGCAGCGTATTTAGACGTAGCACCTGGCATGAAAGTAGTAGATACTTGTGCTGGTGCTGGTGGCAAAACACTTCATTTGGCATCATTAATGCAAAATAAAGGGCAAATAATTGCAATGGATATTTATGAAAGTAAACTTCGCAAACTTAAAGTAAGAGCAAAGAGAAACAAAGCTCATAATATAGATATGCGTGTAATAGACTCTACAAAGCCAATAAAAAAATTATATGGTAAAGCAGACAGAGTTTTAATAGACGCACCTTGCTCTGGACTCGGAGTACTAAAAAGAAACCCAGACTCTAAGTGGAAACTTCAACCAGAATTTATAGAAAACATCAAAAAGGTGCAACAAGAGATATTACAAAGTTACTCTAAAATGTTAAAACCAGGAGGAAAAATGGTGTATGCAACCTGTTCTATTCTACCATCCGAAAATCAAAATCAAGTAAAAGAATTCTTAGCTTCTGAAGCAGGTAAAGATTTTACATTTATATCAGACAAAAAAGTTTTGGCGCATCAAAGCGGTTTTGATGGATTTTATATGGCACTCATAGAAAAAAATAACGCTTCATAAAATGAAAAAAATATTTCTTGCTATTTCAGCTATAACATCCTTTTGTAGTTTTTCTCAGCATGAATCTTATTATAATAATGTAAACTTGCAACTTACTGGTTTAGCTTTAAAAAATGAGTTAGCTACAAAAATAACCAGTAGCCATAGTAATTTTTTAACTTACACACCAGATGTTTGGATTGCTTCAAAAGCTACAGATAAAAATCCGAATAATAATGCTGAAGTTATTCTAATTTACGGTTACGAAAACGGAACTGATTCCGATTTATCTAATGACAGAGAAAGAGGAATAAACAATAATGGCGGCGCAATATTTAATTGGAATCGAGAACACGTTTTTCCGAAATCTCTTGGAAATCCAAATCTTGGAAATGTAGGGCCAGGTGCAGATGCACATCACCTAAGACCCGCAGATGCCTCTAGAAATTCTCTGAGAAGTAATAGAAAATTTGGAAGAGGAAGTGGAAATTCTGGCTTATCTACAATTGACTTTTACCCTGGTCTCGATGGTCCAAATACAGCTGCTTGGTATCCTGGAGACGAATGGAAAGGGGATGTTGCAAGAATGATAATGTACATGTATTTACGCTATGGAAATGTTTGTTTACCTTCTAGTGTTGGCATTGGAGACAGTTCGAAAACTCCTGATGATATGATTGATTTGTTCCTAAACTGGAATGTAGAAGACCCAGTTTCTGAATTCGAAAAAGCAAGAAATAATTATCATGAAAACACTAGTAATCCATCGGCTCAAGGTAATAGAAATCCGTTTATAGACAATCCGTTTCTTGCTACATT encodes:
- a CDS encoding RsmB/NOP family class I SAM-dependent RNA methyltransferase, translating into MRLHRNLTFAVIDSIRDIFNEGVYADKAVEKALKRDKRWGARDRKFVAETIYEIVRWNRLYAEIAEVKLPYDRDNIWRIFTVWCVLRGIKLPDWNQIGENVPERRIKGRFAELSKIRKYRESIPDWMDELCVTELGEEIWTQEIASLNKQAKVILRTNTLQISKEILQKKLHSENVVTETIPNHPDALLLPERANVFKTEAFHNGFFEVQDASSQLVAAYLDVAPGMKVVDTCAGAGGKTLHLASLMQNKGQIIAMDIYESKLRKLKVRAKRNKAHNIDMRVIDSTKPIKKLYGKADRVLIDAPCSGLGVLKRNPDSKWKLQPEFIENIKKVQQEILQSYSKMLKPGGKMVYATCSILPSENQNQVKEFLASEAGKDFTFISDKKVLAHQSGFDGFYMALIEKNNAS